In Syntrophorhabdaceae bacterium, the following are encoded in one genomic region:
- a CDS encoding heterodisulfide reductase-related iron-sulfur binding cluster, whose amino-acid sequence MEIGREVLWNAGPYARIITYILAAITIYLLIMGIVQRYKMWKIGKPSPINFTRGLGKRIGYYIVNGIFHKSILRESYPGIMHLFLFWGFLILAFGTALVAFQDDFFQPVFNIKYLIGDFYLTFSFILEVAGLMAIVGVLFAAWRRYVRKPTRLDSRAEDALVLLWILVVLVTGFLVEGARIAATRPAYEVWSFVGWSVAGIFTGSKEGIMVTHRVLWYVHMILSFGLIVYIAYSKLLHIITSSLNMMFRGITDVPGGLTPRGAIQPIADFETAEEFGVNSIEGFTRSQIFDLDACTRCGRCQDLCPAYNTEKPLSPKQLIQDLKAEWERKAKGVKNEEGLIDKVIQEETLWSCTACLACQVNCPISIPTFDKNIEMRRYLTLTLSKTTSETRLLFKNLQQKTDPYGMGKRQRTEWIADLGVKNLAEQEAEYLYWVGCVASLDDRNRKVAKSFSSILNKAGVSFGILGQEETCCGDPARRCGNEELYLGLAQGNVELLNEMGVKKIITTCPHCYHTLKNEYPQIGGNFEVYHQSEFIWKLVKEGKLTLNPSIEGTITFHDPCYLGRVNGVFEAPRNVVDRVSKGPYVEMGRNHDRSFCCGGGGGRIWMEEHHKRINHARIDEAIALEANTVVTACPYCLIMMEDAIKDKEKTETMKALDLSEIVAKSF is encoded by the coding sequence ATGGAGATCGGAAGAGAGGTCCTTTGGAACGCGGGGCCGTATGCGAGGATAATTACTTACATACTCGCCGCGATAACAATCTATCTTTTGATTATGGGCATCGTTCAGCGATACAAAATGTGGAAGATCGGGAAACCCTCGCCGATCAATTTCACCAGGGGTTTAGGAAAACGCATAGGATATTATATAGTTAACGGAATCTTCCACAAATCAATCCTCAGGGAATCCTATCCCGGCATCATGCACCTTTTTCTGTTCTGGGGATTTCTCATCCTCGCCTTCGGTACCGCTCTCGTGGCCTTTCAGGATGATTTCTTCCAACCCGTTTTCAACATCAAATACCTTATCGGAGATTTCTATCTCACGTTTTCGTTCATCCTGGAAGTTGCAGGGCTCATGGCCATCGTCGGCGTACTCTTCGCCGCATGGAGACGATATGTGAGAAAGCCGACAAGGCTCGACAGCAGAGCTGAAGACGCCCTCGTCCTTCTCTGGATTCTCGTGGTGCTTGTCACAGGGTTTCTTGTAGAAGGCGCGAGGATAGCGGCGACGCGACCGGCTTATGAAGTCTGGAGTTTTGTGGGCTGGTCCGTGGCCGGCATTTTCACGGGTTCCAAGGAGGGCATTATGGTCACGCACCGGGTGCTCTGGTACGTCCACATGATCCTTTCCTTCGGACTCATCGTCTATATCGCCTATTCAAAGCTGCTTCACATCATTACCTCCTCGCTGAACATGATGTTCAGGGGAATCACAGATGTTCCGGGAGGCTTGACCCCGAGAGGCGCGATCCAGCCTATCGCCGATTTTGAGACTGCCGAAGAATTCGGCGTGAACAGCATCGAAGGGTTCACGCGGAGCCAGATCTTCGATCTCGATGCCTGTACGAGGTGCGGCCGGTGTCAGGACCTTTGTCCCGCCTACAACACGGAAAAGCCGCTTTCTCCAAAGCAGTTGATTCAGGATTTAAAAGCCGAATGGGAGAGAAAGGCCAAGGGTGTTAAGAACGAGGAAGGCCTCATCGATAAGGTTATCCAGGAGGAGACACTCTGGTCATGCACGGCCTGTCTCGCATGTCAGGTCAACTGTCCCATTTCTATACCGACCTTTGACAAGAACATTGAGATGAGAAGATATCTCACCCTCACCCTGAGCAAGACGACCTCCGAAACAAGGCTCCTTTTCAAGAATCTCCAGCAGAAGACAGACCCCTATGGTATGGGCAAAAGACAGAGGACCGAATGGATAGCCGACCTCGGGGTGAAGAATCTCGCCGAACAAGAGGCAGAATATCTCTACTGGGTAGGGTGCGTGGCATCCCTCGACGACAGGAACAGAAAGGTCGCGAAATCATTTTCTTCGATCCTCAACAAGGCCGGCGTCTCCTTCGGCATTCTCGGTCAGGAAGAGACCTGCTGCGGCGACCCTGCCCGAAGGTGCGGGAATGAAGAGCTTTACCTCGGACTCGCGCAGGGTAATGTTGAGCTCCTCAACGAAATGGGCGTCAAGAAGATCATCACAACCTGCCCTCACTGCTATCACACCCTGAAGAATGAATATCCGCAAATAGGAGGCAATTTCGAGGTCTACCATCAGTCGGAATTCATCTGGAAGCTGGTAAAAGAAGGCAAACTCACGCTCAACCCCTCAATCGAAGGGACGATCACGTTCCACGACCCCTGCTATCTCGGGAGGGTGAACGGCGTCTTTGAAGCGCCGAGAAATGTTGTCGACAGGGTGAGCAAGGGGCCATATGTCGAAATGGGGAGAAACCATGACAGGAGTTTTTGCTGCGGCGGCGGCGGAGGCAGGATATGGATGGAAGAACACCATAAGAGGATCAACCATGCGCGGATCGACGAAGCCATTGCGCTTGAAGCCAACACCGTGGTCACGGCGTGCCCCTATTGCCTCATCATGATGGAAGATGCCATAAAAGATAAAGAAAAGACCGAAACCATGAAGGCACTCGATCTCTCGGAGATTGTTGCGAAAAGCTTCTAA
- a CDS encoding alpha/beta fold hydrolase, whose translation MTFTEPFELASVSNKISGLMVFPEGTGKFRCVILSHGLISSKESSKYVALSERFAEAGVATCRFDYHGCGESGGKIGQTTLTIRLDNLSRVADYVLHHNKINPEKIGIIGSSFGATSALIKAARDARIRCVSLWATPYLLEKEGDGSIDGIPFQDDIYTDFARYDVLEEARKVSRALVIHGEVDETVPCAEGQRIYENLREPKGIEIVKGGDHVFSNPAHRDRVINLALDWFDTYLPA comes from the coding sequence ATGACGTTCACAGAACCTTTTGAGTTAGCCTCCGTATCCAACAAGATAAGCGGACTCATGGTTTTCCCGGAGGGCACGGGAAAGTTTCGCTGCGTCATACTCTCACACGGGCTTATCAGCTCAAAGGAAAGCTCAAAGTACGTAGCCCTCTCCGAGAGATTCGCCGAGGCAGGCGTTGCCACGTGCAGATTCGATTACCACGGCTGCGGCGAAAGCGGAGGTAAGATCGGACAGACAACGCTTACCATCCGCCTTGACAATCTTAGCCGCGTCGCGGATTACGTGCTCCATCACAACAAAATCAATCCTGAAAAGATCGGAATAATCGGAAGCAGTTTCGGGGCCACCTCAGCACTTATCAAGGCAGCGCGAGACGCGCGGATACGGTGTGTCTCCCTCTGGGCGACCCCTTATCTTCTTGAAAAAGAGGGAGATGGCAGCATTGATGGCATCCCGTTTCAAGATGACATATATACCGACTTTGCGCGCTATGACGTGCTTGAAGAGGCAAGAAAGGTCAGCCGTGCCCTCGTCATTCACGGGGAGGTGGACGAAACTGTACCCTGCGCTGAAGGGCAACGAATCTATGAGAATCTTAGAGAACCTAAGGGCATAGAAATCGTGAAGGGAGGAGATCACGTATTCTCCAATCCAGCGCACAGAGACAGGGTAATCAATCTCGCTCTGGATTGGTTCGATACCTATCTCCCCGCATAA
- a CDS encoding LptF/LptG family permease has protein sequence MKRLNKYLIISAAKILLIAELAGVIMFLTIEFFDKMDIFTSSIKIFAVSVVYLMLMLPFYVHAILPFSFLIAMLIMLILMIRGNEMIIARTSGISTLSLMKPLLAFSMVLVVFSFVLSEWIIPFTSGASDYLLRVKIRGGESQVFFKNDKIWFKKNNVICNIDYFDAKSDTIKGLTVLELSDTFAIKKRYDAEQGTFKDGSWYFTHVAERTFDGNGIIAKKTYAEFKDLIEEPPSFFKIANKDPENMGYGELARYIEKLKSDGHNIRRYLVDLYNKVAFPFANLIMVFAAFSVGLRYMKTKHVSVGVLSGIMLGACYWGVHFLSLAFGYGETFPPLFAAWLSNCLFIAAGIIGIVTLRT, from the coding sequence TTGAAAAGACTCAATAAATATCTCATTATCAGTGCGGCAAAGATCTTATTGATTGCCGAGCTTGCCGGCGTCATCATGTTTCTGACCATCGAATTCTTTGATAAGATGGATATCTTTACGTCATCTATCAAGATCTTTGCGGTAAGTGTAGTCTATCTTATGCTCATGCTGCCTTTCTATGTCCATGCGATTCTCCCTTTTTCCTTCCTCATTGCAATGCTCATCATGCTCATCCTCATGATCAGAGGAAATGAAATGATTATTGCGCGGACTTCGGGCATCAGTACGCTTTCGCTCATGAAGCCGCTACTTGCTTTTTCCATGGTCCTTGTAGTCTTCTCGTTCGTACTCTCAGAGTGGATCATCCCCTTCACTTCAGGCGCTTCTGACTATCTACTCAGGGTAAAGATACGTGGAGGAGAATCACAAGTATTCTTCAAGAACGATAAGATATGGTTCAAAAAGAATAACGTGATATGCAACATAGACTATTTTGATGCAAAGAGCGACACGATAAAGGGACTTACGGTCCTGGAACTTTCCGACACCTTCGCCATAAAAAAACGATACGATGCCGAGCAGGGCACATTCAAAGACGGCTCCTGGTATTTCACGCATGTTGCCGAGCGCACGTTCGACGGAAACGGGATTATTGCAAAAAAGACCTACGCCGAGTTTAAGGACTTAATCGAGGAGCCCCCGTCGTTTTTTAAAATTGCCAATAAAGATCCGGAGAACATGGGCTACGGGGAACTTGCCCGCTACATAGAGAAGCTGAAAAGTGACGGGCACAACATCAGGAGATATCTTGTGGACCTTTACAACAAGGTGGCCTTTCCGTTTGCCAATCTCATCATGGTATTTGCCGCCTTTTCGGTCGGTCTCAGGTACATGAAGACAAAGCATGTGTCCGTGGGCGTGCTCTCCGGTATCATGCTCGGCGCGTGCTACTGGGGTGTACACTTTCTGTCACTTGCGTTCGGTTACGGCGAGACCTTCCCCCCCCTGTTTGCCGCCTGGCTTTCGAATTGTCTCTTTATCGCGGCAGGCATAATTGGCATCGTAACGTTAAGGACATAG
- a CDS encoding 4Fe-4S binding protein has protein sequence MPAKVDQDACTGCGACAEICPADAISVDETAKVDPELCTECGACVEECPVEAISLEE, from the coding sequence ATGCCTGCTAAAGTTGATCAAGATGCCTGCACCGGATGTGGCGCCTGCGCTGAGATATGTCCTGCCGATGCCATCTCCGTGGATGAAACAGCAAAAGTTGATCCCGAGCTCTGCACAGAATGTGGTGCCTGTGTAGAAGAATGCCCGGTAGAAGCTATTAGTCTGGAAGAGTAA
- a CDS encoding ribonuclease H-like domain-containing protein, translating into MRAYLDIETDRAGNICVFGVSIENNGFLQWYGDDIKSGSIERQLSNVKTIVTFNGDGFDLPRIKQCLNIDLQANCVSRDLFKEKKKLGIRGGLKDLEKMFGIERKTDGMNGYKAMWLWEKYKNFGNRDALNLLLEYNKEDVINLIRLEEILESLREE; encoded by the coding sequence GTGAGGGCGTATCTTGACATAGAAACCGATAGGGCCGGCAATATTTGTGTATTTGGCGTGTCTATCGAGAACAACGGTTTTCTCCAGTGGTATGGAGACGATATTAAGAGTGGCAGTATCGAACGGCAGCTGAGCAACGTAAAGACTATTGTGACCTTTAACGGTGACGGGTTTGATCTCCCGCGAATCAAGCAGTGTTTGAATATCGATCTTCAGGCAAATTGCGTGTCCAGAGACCTCTTCAAGGAAAAGAAAAAGCTCGGCATCAGGGGCGGGCTCAAAGACCTTGAAAAGATGTTCGGCATTGAACGGAAAACGGACGGCATGAACGGGTATAAAGCCATGTGGCTCTGGGAGAAGTATAAGAATTTCGGCAATCGCGACGCGCTTAATCTTCTGCTCGAATACAACAAGGAAGACGTCATAAACCTCATACGGCTCGAAGAGATACTGGAGAGCCTCAGGGAGGAATGA